CCTTGTCGCTCGAGACCTGGTCCGCGACCTCGGCCCCGAAACCACCCGAGGCGGTGTACGCGGATGCCGCGAGCACCGCGCCCTCGTTCGCCATGCGGATGAACGGCGTGCGCACCCCGCGACGCGTGATGAGCTCGTCGACGGCGGCGACCGAGAAGAGGTCGTCGAAGCCGGCCCCGAGCTCGGCGGCGGTCGAGAGCAGCGGTTCGCGACCCCAGTACCGTTCGGCGAACTCGTCAGCCGGGACACGGATGCAGCGCGAAAGCGCGGGCCGCTCGATCGGCCCGCGCTCCGATTCGGTCACTACGCCGAACCGTCGGCGCCGCCGTCGTGACCACCGGGGTTCGCACCGCCATCGGCGACGCCCTCCCCCGCTGCCGCGGACCCGTCGGCGCCGCCGTCGTGACCACCGGGGTTCGCACCGCCGTCGGCGACGCCCTCTCCTTCAGCGGCCGATCCGTCGGCGCCTCCATCGTGGCCCTTCGGGTTGGCACCGCCATCGGCGGTGCCTTCCCCTTCGGCTCCGGGCTCGAGGGTGATGTCGTCATCGTTGATCGTCATGAGATTTCCTCTCCTCGCCTGCCCGCTCAGCGTATCGAGGGCGCCGTTCCTGCGGAATGGGTTGACGAATCCGATCGCAGCGATGTGAGCACGATCGGGGATCCGCTCGATGAGCTCACTGCGCTCGCAGAGCATCGAACGGCGCGATCGTGACGATGCCTTCCACCTGGCGCGCGAGTTCGGGGTCGAGGGTGATGAAGGCGTCGGCCTGCAGCTTGGCGACGGCGACGAATTCGGCGTTCGTCGTATCCTCCCAGTCGAACAGCTCGGCGACCTTCCAGGCGACCGCACGAGACACGCGGTCGCCCAAGAGACGCACACGCACCGACGTGAGCCGGTTCAGTTGCACGTGCGCAGCATCGCCGCTCAGCTCTCCACTGCGAACTCCGCGGTACAGGTGCGACATCACCCGCGAGCGGAGCACGTTCGGTGCGACCAGCTGGTGGGAATCCGGCACGGTGACCCCCTCCTGCACCAGTCGCAGCGCCGTAAGGGTGTCGATCGCGAATCGTGTCATGGCCTGCTCCTCCGCCGGTCCCTGCGGCACACGATACGACGACGCTCACGGGAGCGCATCGCGCCTACGTCAGGGTCATCCTCACCGAGGTTCGACGGATGCCCCGGAGACGCCCCGACGCTCACCGGCGAGTCGCATCGTCTCCCCCGCCCTGGCCGCGAACGACGTGGCGCTCGCGGTGATCGTGCGCCGCATGACCTCGACGGCCGCGGTCGGCGCGACGTCGGCCGAGCAGGCGAGGCTGATCGAGCGTTCGAGCGCCGGTGTCCCGAGCCCCGGCGTTTCCAGCCGCACCGATCGCAGACCCGGCCGGTCGATGAGCACCATCGCGGGCACGATCGCGACGCCGAGCCCCCGTTCGACGAACCGCAGCACGGCATCCATCTCAGCCCCTTCGAGCACCACCTCGGGCGCGAGGCCGGCTGCGCGGAACGCCGCGTCGGTGGCGCTGCGCAGGTCGTACGACGAGCTGAAGACGATCTGCGGCAACGCCGCGACATCCGCAAGTTCGATGGTGTCGCGCGCGGTGATCGGCGGCGCGCCGGCCGATGAGATGACCACGAGCTCCTCGACGAGCAGCGGGGTCACGGTGAAGCGCTCGGCGGTCGAGGCATCCGTGGTCGTGATCAGCGCCAGGTCGAGCTCGCCGCCGGCGAGTTCGTCGAGGAGCCGGCGCGAGCCCTGTTCCGAGAGGTGCAGTTCGATGGCCGGATGCTCCGCGTGGAACGCGCTGAGCACCTCGGCGACGAGGCTGATGCAGAGTGTGGGGGTGGCGCCGAGCCGCACCCGGCCGCGCTCGAGGCCGGCGAGTTCGGCGAGTTCTCGCCGCACCGATTCGGCGTCGGCGAGCATGCGCCGGGCGAGCGGCAGCAGCGACTCCCCCGCGGTCGTCAGGGTGCTGCCGCCGCGGGCGCGGTGGAACAGGTCGGCGCCGAGATCGTGCTCGAGTGCGGCGATCTGGCGGCTCAACGAGGGCTGGGCGAGGTAGAGCTCCTCAGCGGCCCTGGTGAAGTTGCCGAACCGGGCCACCTCGACGAAGCTGCGGAGTTGCTCGAGGTTCATACCGATACCGTACGCGCATCGTGGCCGAGACATCCATGCCGTAGACGGATGCCCCGGCGGTCGGTTACTCAGGGTACGTAACGCACGACCTGATAGCGTCCCTGAAGATCCCGGCATCTGGAGGCCACCATGACGACCGACTCCATCCGCGTGCTCTCGGACCGGCCCGTCGACCCGGTCCTGGAGCACGTGGGCAGCGAGGCGTGCAGCGTCGACAACCCGGCGAGCCGCGTCATCCGCGAGACCCTCGCCCGCGTGGGCGACAAGTGGAGCATGCTCGTCATCGGGGTGCTGCACGACGGCCCCCTGCGATTCACCGAACTGCAGCGCAAGGTCGACGGCATCTCGCACCGCATGCTCACCCAGACCGTGCGCAGCCTCGAGCGCGACGGCCTGGTCACGCGCACGAGCTACCCCGAGATCCCGCCCCGGGTCGAATACGCGGCGACGGCGCTCGGCCGTTCGCTCTCGGTGCCCGTCATCGAGCTCGCCCGCTGGGCGGCCGCGCACCACGACGACATCCTCGACGCCCGCGAGGCGTTCGACGACGAGCACGAGGCCTCCGCAGCACTTCGATAGCCGAGGCGTATCGTCGCGACGTTATATATGCATTGGAGTAATCCAATGCGCGAATCTAGCGTGGACGCCATGAGCACCCCGAGCCACTCAGGCAGCACCCCTTCAGAGCGCCAGATCTCCACCAACGTCCTCGTGATCGGCACCGGCGGCTCCGGCCTGCGCGCCGCCATCGAGCTCGCAGAGGCGGGCGTCGACGTGCTCGCCCTCGGCAAGCGCCCCAAGTCCGACGCGCACACCTCGCTCGCGGCCGGCGGCATCAACGCCGCCCTCGCCACGATGGACGCCGACGACAGCTGGCAGCAGCACGCCGCCGACACCCTCAAGGAGAGCTACCTGCTCGCCGACCCGCGCACCGTCGTCACGGTCACGGAGGGCGCCGCGCGCGGCATCGACGACCTCGAGCGTTACGGCATGCCCTTCGCACGTGAAGACGACGGCCGCATCTCGCAGCGCTTCTTCGGCGCGCACACTTACCGTCGCACCGCGTTCGCAGGCGACTACACCGGGCTCGAGATCCAGCGCACGCTCGTCAACCGGGCCGCGCAGTTGAAGGTGCCGATCCTCGACACGGTCTACGTGACCCGCATCCTCGTGAACGACGACGGAGCGGTGTTCGGCGCCTACGGCTTCGACCTCGAAGACGGCACCCGCTACCTCATCCACGCCGACGCGGTGATCCTCGCGGCCGGCGGCCACAACCGCATCTGGCGGCGCACCTCGTCGCGGCGCGACGAGAACACGGGCGACTCGTTCCGCCTCGCCGTCGAGGCGGGCGGGCGGCTGCGCGACCCCGAGCTCGTGCAGTTCCACCCCTCGGGCATCATCGAGCCCGAGAACGCGGCGGGCACCCTCATCAGCGAGGCGGCCCGCGGCGAGGGCGGCATCCTCACCAACGGCCTCGGCGAGCGCTTCATGCACAAGTACGATCCCGAGCGCCTCGAACTCTCGACCCGCGATCGCGTGGCCCTCGCCTGCTACACCGAGATCAAGGAGGGGCGCGGCACCCCCAACGGCGGTGTCTGGCTGGATGTCTCGCACCTGCCCCGCGAGACGATCATGTCTCGCCTCCCCCGCGTCTACCAGACCATGCTCGAGCTGCAGATGCTCGACATCACGAAGGAGCCGATCGAGATCGCGCCCACCGCGCACTACTCGATGGGCGGCGTGTGGGTGCGCCCCGACGACCACGGCACGGATGTCCCGGGCCTCTACGCCATCGGCGAGGCATCCTCGGGCCTGCACGGCGCGAACCGGCTGGGCGGCAACTCGCTCATCGAGCTGCTCGTCTTCGGCCGCATCGTGGGACAGGCCGCTGCGGCCTACTCTGCGTCGCTCGACGCGCAGACGCGGTCCGCGGCCGCGGTGCAGACCGCGCGCGACGAGATCGCGGGGCTGCTCGCCTCCGACGGCACCGAGAACGTGCGCGCCCTGCAGCGCGCCATCCGCGACACCATGACCGAGCACGCCGGCGTCGTGCGCGACGAGGCCGGCCTCCTCGCCGGGCTCGCCGAGCTCGACGCGATCGAGTCCCGCATTGCCGACATCGGCGTGCACCCCGACATCGCCGGCTACCAGGACCTGGCGCACGCCTTCGATCTCAAGTCGGCCGCGCTCGCCGCGCGCGCGACCCTCGCTGCGGCGCTCGAACGCCGCGAGACCCGCGGCTGCCACAACCGCAGCGACTACCCCGAGACGGATGCCGCACTGCAGGTGAACCTCGTCTGGTCGCCGTCCACCGGCGTGACGCGCGAGTCGATCCCGCCGATCCCCGACGAGATCGCGGCGCTCATGCGCGACGAGGTCTCGGTGGCCGGAAAGCTCGTGGAGTAGCCCTCTCGCGGCCCAGCGTTCGCACTCTTGCCGCCCTCCCTGCTTTGGGTCTATGGTGAGCACTGCTCATGTATGGGCGACGCGACGTGATCCTGAACTCTGCTTCTCACCGGTCGCCCTCAAGCTGTTCTGGGGGGAACGCACGTGGCCACGTCGAGATTGCCCGCCGAAGGATCGTCACGCCCGCTCATCGAGATCGACGACCGGGTCTCGCCGTTCATCCGGGGTGCGACTCCCCGACTCGATCCACTCGATGCGGCCACCGTTCGCCTCCTGAAATCTGATGACGCGCTCGCGGCCGCCGTGGCCGAGAGTCGCGTGCTCGCCGCCACTCATTTCTCCGATCGCCTCAACGAGCTCATCAAGGATCCGTCGTTCGACCTCGGCACCCTGCTCACGACGACGTTGCCGGGGCAGCTCACCGGGCAGCTCGTCGATCCTGCGGGCCTCCCGGCGAAGCGACTCCGGGTGTCGATCGCCAAGCCGTTCCCGAGCGGAGCCGGCCCCGGCTCCTCCATCACCGGCGACGACGGATCCTTCGCGATCCGTGTGCCCGAGGACGTTCGAACGGTCACCGGTGTCACGAACATCGTGCTGCGCGTCGTCGGCGCCGTGAAGACGACCGACCTCGACGTGAAGTTCGCCGACATCGACGGCACGGGCTCGGTCGGCGTCCTGAGCCTGCCCGCCGCCCTCGAACCGCTCCCGGTGCCCGTCGTCGCACAGCTCGCCGACATCGTCACCGGGCTCGATACGCCCGGCGATGCCGGATCGCCCGCGGCCGCAACCGGCACTCAGCCCGCACTCGAGCTCGGCACGGATGTCTGCACCCAGGTGTTCCGAAGCGACATGTCGTTCGACCGCTTCCCGTACGGCGTCCTCGTGCGCCTCGTCGAACCACGGCCGAGTGTGGGCGCCCTCGCCGTGCAACTGACGCGCGGGAACCGGAAGGTGCTCGTCTCCGCGGCGTTCCTCGCGACACTCGGCAAGGACAATCGCCCGTACGCGCACGCCGAGCGACTGCCGATCGACCAGCCCGTGAGCGTCGACGCCTTCCGCGACGGCGTCGCCGGCATCACCCCCGGGGGCCGAGGGAGTGCCGCGTCGACGGTGCCGATCGCGGGCACCCTGGGCCTCGGCTACATCGTGCACATGGCCCAGCGCTGGACTCCGATGGGGCTCTCACTCGGCGACCTGGTGTACTCGCTGCCGCTGGCTCCGGGTGAACAGCAGCGCATCGCGATCGTCGACCGGCGCGCCACGAGCTCGGTGACCGACACCGAGCGGCTCGAAGCCCGCGAGACGATGGCGTTCCGCGAGCGCGACGACGCCTCGACCCGTGCGACGTTCGAGTCGGGCATGCGCGAGAAGGCCGAGGGCGGCAGCTCGTTCCACACCGACTCCGAGTCGTCGTCGTGGGGCGCGGCCGGCGGCATCGGCTTCGCACTCGGCCCGATCGCGATCGGCGGGGGCGCGGCCGGCGGCGGCGGCAGCGCGAACGCCAACGGCTCCACCAACAACTGGATGAGCGGCGTGCGCAATTACACGTCGACGGCAGCGCAGGCCTCGCACGCCTCCGTGGAACGTTCCGCGAGCTCGACGCGCAGCCTGCAACGGATGGGCATGCGCCTCGCCTCGGCATCCGAGCGCAACGAGGTCGTCACGAAGGTCATCGCGAACCACAACCGCACGCACGCGCTCACCATGCAGTACTGGGAGGTGCTGCGCCTCTTCGACGTGCGCTCCACGGTCGAGGGCGTGTCACTCGTGTGCTTCGTTCCGCTCGATCCCGTGCGGTTCCTTCCTCCCGGGGAGTCGATCTCGCTGACGGATGCCTCGTTGTCGCGTACCGACGTGCTGCGCCGGTATTCGCAGCTGCTGAACTACTCGGACACCCTGCGCCGCGTGATCGAACGCCCGTATCGCAAGGGCCTCGCCGTGCTCGAGGAATTCGCGTCCGATCCGCGCGCCGGCGTGCAGTCACCATCCGACTCGGCGACGAACATCGTCAGCGTGCACCTGCAGGGCACCTTCCTCCCGTTCGAAGACGTGCGGGTCACCCTGCTCGCAACCGGCGGACGCCGCCTCGGACCGTACCCCGTGCCGACCGGCGGCATCGACGGCCTGCCCTCGTCGTCGGATGCCTCCCAGGCGTTCGCCTCCGAGGCGGAACTGATCGCGTACCTGCGTCGCCGCCGGGACGGCGCGGCCTCCGTGATCAGCCGGAGCGTCGCGCTGCCCGAGTGGCTCGCCCGCACCGACGTGATCGGCGTCGAGATCAACCGCCAGTTCCGCGACATCCGCTATCACTTCGCCTCGACCGCGAGCTCTGAGATCGCGCGCCTGAAGGCGATCGGCTTCTCGGGCTTCGACGGCATCATCGACAAGCTCGTCGCGAACGCGACGCCCGCCCGTGACGTCGTGCTCACGCCCGAGCGACTGGAGGCCGAGGTCGGCGGGGTGAATCTCGTGCGAGTGCGCGCAGCGCTCGCCGAGCCGTCGGTGTCGCTCAACGACACGATCCCGGCCGGCCACATGTACCTCGACGAGTACCTCGGCGGCGGCGAGTTCGGCACGGCGCCGTTGCCGTTCTCGGCCACCCAGCTTCCGCCCGAGTTGCGGTACGCGGCGATCCTCGAGATCGAGAAGGCGCTGCAACACGCGATCGCCAACACGGTGAGCTACTCGAAGGCGATCTGGATGTCGCTCACGCCCGAGGAACGCGTGATGCTGCTCGAGGGCTACACGATCGGCACGGCCGACGGCGTCGCGGACGACAGTCAGACGATTCCGCTGCTGGCCTGCGTCGCGAACGAGCTGCTCGGTTTCTACGGCAACTCGATGGTGCTGCCGTTCATGATCCCCGCGCCGCTCGTCGCCAAGCGCAAGGAGGTCGACGGGGTCGAGTTCACGACGGCATCCGTGCAGGACGCCCTGACGAGGTACCACACGACCGGGTTCTCACCGCCGGTCTCGACCATCGCACTGCCGACGCGTGGTGTGCTGGGAGAGGCCGTGCTCGGGCACTGCCCGTCGGCCGAGAAGATCGACCTCACCCGGTTCTGGAACTGGCAGGACTCGCCCACCGAGGATGCGACCGCGATCGAAGCGGTGACGATGCCGAACAGCTCGCTCACCCAGGGTCTGCAGGCCCCGTCGACGCTGTCGACGATCGCGCCGGCGATCCAGAACTTCAGCACCTCCGGGCCTGCGAGCGACTTCAGCGTGCTGGCGGAGCTGGTGAAGGCCGGCGCCGCAGCGAAGGGCTTCGACGTGGCATCCCTCACCGGATCGTCGGCCCTTGCCGACCTCGTGAAGGCGACCCTGTCGACCGCGGAATCCGCACGGAAGGATGCACTCGCGGGCGCACAGGCGATGGCCTCGAAGGCGATGGACTCGATCCCGGACGTCATCGCCGCGAAGGCCGGAAAGGCCGCTGCCGGCGACAAGGGCAAGGAAGAGGAGAAGCCGGCGCAGACCGCCGACGCCCCGACGGTCAGCGAGCTGACGCCGGCGCACGGCAAGGCCGGCGACAAGCTCGCGGTCATCGGCACCAAACTCACGGGTGCCACCAAGGCGACCGTGGGCGGCAAGCCGCTCGGCAACCTCAAGGTCGTCGACGACACCCGGATCGAGGGCGACGTACCGCCGGGAGTGCCGCCGGGCGCGGTCGACGTGCTCGTCACGACCCCGAAGGGCGTCAGCACGGCGTCCACCAAGTCGAAGTTCACGATCGACGCGTAGGAGCTCGCCATGGCCGACTCACCTGCCGACACCGCCGAGGACCGCGCACTCGATGCGCTGATCTCGGTCATCCAGACCGCCTCGGGACCGGCGGTCGCCGAGGCGCAGGCGCTGCTGCTGCGCCGGCTCGCACTCGACGGCGACATCATCCCCTCGCGGCTCCCCCCGCCGAAGAACATCACCGAGGTCGGCGGCTACCTCAATATGCTCGAGACGGTCGGCCAGCGAAGGTCGATCCCCGACGTGCTCGCGGGTGCACTCGGCATCGCAAGCGCATCCGCCCGGTCGTTCGCGGCGAAGGCGGCACCGCTCACCTTCACCGCAGTCGACAACGACCGGCCCGTGGGCGCAGCATCCGTCACTGCACCGTCGACCGTGTTGGTGAGAGCAGATCTCGCGACGGGCATCATCGCGGCGAAGGCGGCCCTGCACGAGTTCGGAGCGGTGCTGCCGCTGTGGTCGCCGCCCGTGACACCGACGGTGTCCGGCTCGACCGACGTGCTCACGGTGCTCGGGCGGCGCCTGCACGTGCTCCCGACTGCAGCGCTCACCGATCCCGCGACCGACAGCATCGTGCTCGCGCACAATCTCGACGGCCTTCCCGCCTTCGCGGTGATGGCGAGACCGGATGCCGCGGCCGCCCCGACCGCGACGCTCGCCGACCTCGACGTCGAGGCGGCGGCGTTCGATGCCGCGACCGGCGCACCGATCATTGTGCAACTCGGCCTCACCAAGCTCGTCGGCATCGCCCCGATCCTCGCCGCGAACGGCTGGCTGACCGCCGCGGGAACCCCGCCCGTGACACGGTCGGACCTCTCCTGGGCCGCGCTGTCAAGCACCGCGGGACTCGTGCCGGGGGTCACGCGACTCCGCGACGAGCTCGAACTCCTTCATCTCTCCGATGCGATCGCGGACTCGCCCTTCGCTCAGCGAGTCGACCAGCTCTGGAACGGCACCGACTTCGTCGACGCCGGCTCGTGATACGACCATGGCCGCGATGAAGCGCGCCGACGCGGTCGCGTATGCGAAGAACCACTGGTTCCGGCCGACCGACGACAACCTCGTCTGGGCGAAGAGCTTCGCGATCAACGTCGTCACCCTCAAGGCATCGCTGCTCGCGAAGAAGAAGGTGGAAGCCGATTGGGAGCCCGTCTTCCTGCGCAAGATCGCGACGGATGTCAGCACGGGCACCCCGGGTGAGGCCGACGGACTGTACTTCGTCGATCCCGCCCATGTCGGCACGAAGTTCCTCGAGAAGGACATTCCCGCCAGCGATCGATTCCTGGCTCACGACTGGTTCGGCACGGCGGGAGTGCCGGGCAGCCCGGGCGGCCTGAACGACTGCACCGCCTACGTCTCGCACTGCCTCGTCGCGGGCGGCGTCACCTACCTCGGGCCGTCGTCACCCGGTGACGTGTGGCCCACACGGGGCGCCCAGCAGATCTACAACCTGCTCTCGGAGCGTCCGGCCACGCAGGTCAAGCGCCTCACCAACATGGCCGGCGAGGCCGACGTCGAGCTGGTCTTCAAGGCGCTCGCCCACATCGTGAAACCCGGCGACGTACTGACGTTCGCGCGGAACGGCCGCAACGGCCACTGCGGCATGCTCGTCACGGTCGACTCGACGACGGGTGACGCACGGATGACCTGTCACTCCACGCTCGACCACGCCGACCTGCCCGGCGAGGGCACCTGGCAGATCCGCACGACCCCGGAGCATCCGTTCGTGAGCGTGCTGCACTTCAGTCACGACGACCCGCCGCTCGGTGCGCTGACGGCACTCGCCGGCTGGTGGACCGTGACGATGGGCTCTTCGACGTACTACTACTTCCTCCTGCAGGGCGGAGGATGCCGCTGGGTCTCGAAGAAGCCGACCGGAGCGGGCGCGCCGGGCTCGCCGAAGGGAAGAGGGCATTGGTTCGCCGGCACGACGGCCGACAGCATCGTGATCGCGTGGGAGTCGGGCACCGTCGACGAGGTGACGCTCGCCGCCGACAAGAAATCATTCACCGGCAAGGAGAATCGGACGGCAGCGCTCACCGGCGCCGTCGGAGTCGCGTGACGCGCATCGGAGCGCATCGAGTCGCGCGCACTCGCCGGCGACGACGAAGGGCCGGACGCCCCGCGGCATCCGGCCCTTCACCCACGATCAGTACTTCGAGATCGTGACGTAGCCGGGCGAACCAGAGGCCGGCTTCTCGACGTAGCATCCCGCGTCGTACGCGGCCTGCCACGCCGTGCGCTTGGCCGCGCTCGCAGTCGAGTAGGCGAAGTTGACCTGGCCGGCGTACGAGCAGAGCGTGTTCCACGTGTTGCGGCCGACGATGCCGTCGGACGTGATGTGCACCCAGCTCTGGAACTTGCGCACCTGCGACTCGGTGGCGGGACCGAACGAGTTGTCGACGGCGAGGGCGCTGCCCAGACCGTACGTCGCCTGCACCCCGTTCATCATTCGCTGGATCTGGCCGATGCACGACGCGTAGCCGCCGCGCGAGTACTGGTAGGCCGTGCAGCCCTTGCCGGTCGTTCCGCTGTACGCCGTCGCCGCGGTCGCCGGGGCGATGGCGCAGAGCCCCGCGATCGCGAGCGCCACCGCGCCGCCGGCGATCCCCCTCTTGAGCTTCTTCATCTGCGTCTTCCCCATTCACTGCTCGGCGGGCGCCCCAACGGCCCCGGACTGGTCGGCGCGTCTGCGCGCGCACCGATCACACCACGCCGGGCAGGCTCCGGAGAATGGGCAGCACTCCCCATCGCCCGTTCGAGCCGGGCGAGTCACGCTCACATCATCGGGGCGACGGCGCGCTCGATCAGGCGGGCCGAGGCGGCCGCCCCATCGGCGCCACGATAGGCCTCGCGAACCTCGTCGGCCGCGGCGCGGATCCCCGGGTCGTCGAGCACGCGACGCACCGCATCGAGGAACTCGGGTCGGGCCACATGCTTCGGAGAGACGGCGATCGCGTTGCCCCGCCGTTCGCATGCGCGCACGTGCCAGGTCTGCTCGGGTTGCAGGCCCATGCCGACGAACGGCACGCCTGTGGCGCAGGCGGTCTGCACGGTGCCCTGGCCGCCGTGGAGCACCGCTGCGTCGACCAGCCCGCCGAGGCGATGCGCCGGAAGCAGCTGGGTGACGTGGACGTTCGACGGCACCGCATCGCCGGGTTCGAGGTAGTGCCGGATCGGCGCGACGACGTTGATCGGCAGCGTCCCGAGGGCGCGCGCCGCATCGAGCGCCAGCCTCCGGTCGGCGGAGGAGCCGAGGCCGAGGTAGACGAGCGGCTCGGACGCGGCAGCGAGCTCGGCGACGAGGTCGGGCATCGGCGACTCGAGATGGGCGAAGATCGGCCCGACGAGCTCGAACCCGTCGGGGAGTTCGAACCCGCCCATCTCCCACGGCATCTCGGTGACGAGGTTGCGATCGGCGGTGAGCAGGTCGGAGACGGTGCGGAGCGGAGGAACGCCATTCGCCTTCGCGACGCTCGTGAAGGCGCGGGGCGCGAGGGGCGCCGAGTTGTAGATCCACCGGAAGACCGAGGTCGCGACCCGGTCGGCCGTGCGCGCGAGCCATCCGCGACCGCCGACGAGGCCGAGGTGCTTCGCCTGCGCGACCTGCGGACGCGTGAGGGGGAACGGCACCGGATAGAACAGCGGCACGCCCTCGGCGCGGGCCGAGATGAACGAGGTGAGGTTCGACCCCGTGACGACGGCGGCAGCACCGAGCTCGCGGATCATCCGGCGCTCGAGCCCGACCCGCGCCCCGACGAGGGCCGGCGTGAACGGGCTGCGGAACGAGCGCCCCTGATCGAACGCGATCGCCTGATCGCGTTCCGCCCGAGTCCAGGCAGGTTCGCACGCGCGGTAGTCGAACCCGGCATCGCGGATGAGGTCGACGAAATCGGTCTCGTACCCCATGAACACCACGCGGTGCGCCGGGTCGAGGGCCTGCGCCACCTGGATCATGCGCGTCGTCTCGGCAAGGTTGAACGTCACCGGACAGAACAAGACGGTGGCCATGCGAGAACGTTAGCGCGCAGGGCGCACCGCGAGCGGGTGACCTCCTGCCTGACGAGAGCCGGATGCATCGCGGCATCCGCTCTTTCGTAGACTCGGTGAGCGGGCCATCATCTCGGCACACCGCCACATCTCTGCACGAAAGGCGCGAAGTGCTGACCGACACCGCCCGGGAGTTCCTCTCGGAGTACCACCTCGCCACGCTCTCGACCCTCGATCGGCACGGCCGAATCCACTCGGTGCCGGTCGGCATGACCTACCTCGACGGGATCGTCCGCATCATCGGCGGCAGCGGCTCGCAGAAGTTCATCAACGCCGAGCGCAGCGGCCGCGCGAGCGTCAACACGGTCGACGGTGCGCGCTGGATCAGCTTCGAGGGCCCGGCTCGCGTTCACGGTGATCCTGAAGCGGTCGCCCTCGCGGTCGAGCTCTACGCCGCGCGCTACCGGCAGCCGCGCCCGAATCCGCAGCGCGTCGTGCTCGAACTCACGGTCGAGCGCGTACTGGGTTCGGCCGGGATGCGCGCGAGCGACGGCGTTCGCGCAGCTCGATAGCCTGTCTGTTCCACCCCCGAACACCCCGATGCCACGAGGCGTCCGGCCCCTTCTGCGTGGCCGCGCTGGGCTGACGGCGCGCAGAGCCGACCGACGCCTGCGAGGTCATGACGTCGCGACCCCGGTCAGCGAGCTGAGCACGGCATCGATCGTCGCCTCGGCGGCGTCGCGCCACGGCACCCCGTCGAGCAGGTCGTCGGTGGCGAGCGAGGCGACGCCGTGCACCGCGGCGAACACGACGAGCGACTGGCGTTCGACGTCGCCAGGCCGAACCTCGCCCCGCGCCTGCGCCTCGCCGACGAATTCGATCACGACGGCCATGCTCGCCCGGCTGAGCCGCACGAGTTCAGGCGACGCATCTGGGTGGTGCTTCGCCTTGTACATGAGGTCGAGGATCGCCGGGTGCTCGACCGCGAACCCGATGTAGGCGAGCCCCGCGGCGCGCAACTGCCCGGCGAACTGCGTCTCGCTCGCCACTGCCGCCGTAAGCGCGTCGTTCATGCGCGCGAAGCCCTCGACCGAGATCGCATCGAGCAGCGCAGTGCGGTCGGCGAAATGGCGGGCGGATGCCCCGTGGCTGACGCCGACGTCGCGTGCGAGCCGTCGCAGCGACAGCGCGTCGAGGCCGTCGCTGTCGATCGTCGCCCACGCGCGCTCGAGGAGCGCCTGCCGCAGGTTGCCGTGGTGATAGCCGCGTTCGGTCACTCGTGCACTCTATCGGAAAGTAGACATTGACAACAATGCTGTCACTGTCTACATTTGCGAACATGACCATTGACTTCACCGGCACCACCGCCCTGATCACCGGCGCCAGCTCGGGC
The DNA window shown above is from Agromyces cerinus and carries:
- a CDS encoding LysR family transcriptional regulator, encoding MNLEQLRSFVEVARFGNFTRAAEELYLAQPSLSRQIAALEHDLGADLFHRARGGSTLTTAGESLLPLARRMLADAESVRRELAELAGLERGRVRLGATPTLCISLVAEVLSAFHAEHPAIELHLSEQGSRRLLDELAGGELDLALITTTDASTAERFTVTPLLVEELVVISSAGAPPITARDTIELADVAALPQIVFSSSYDLRSATDAAFRAAGLAPEVVLEGAEMDAVLRFVERGLGVAIVPAMVLIDRPGLRSVRLETPGLGTPALERSISLACSADVAPTAAVEVMRRTITASATSFAARAGETMRLAGERRGVSGASVEPR
- a CDS encoding winged helix-turn-helix transcriptional regulator encodes the protein MTTDSIRVLSDRPVDPVLEHVGSEACSVDNPASRVIRETLARVGDKWSMLVIGVLHDGPLRFTELQRKVDGISHRMLTQTVRSLERDGLVTRTSYPEIPPRVEYAATALGRSLSVPVIELARWAAAHHDDILDAREAFDDEHEASAALR
- a CDS encoding L-aspartate oxidase, with protein sequence MSTPSHSGSTPSERQISTNVLVIGTGGSGLRAAIELAEAGVDVLALGKRPKSDAHTSLAAGGINAALATMDADDSWQQHAADTLKESYLLADPRTVVTVTEGAARGIDDLERYGMPFAREDDGRISQRFFGAHTYRRTAFAGDYTGLEIQRTLVNRAAQLKVPILDTVYVTRILVNDDGAVFGAYGFDLEDGTRYLIHADAVILAAGGHNRIWRRTSSRRDENTGDSFRLAVEAGGRLRDPELVQFHPSGIIEPENAAGTLISEAARGEGGILTNGLGERFMHKYDPERLELSTRDRVALACYTEIKEGRGTPNGGVWLDVSHLPRETIMSRLPRVYQTMLELQMLDITKEPIEIAPTAHYSMGGVWVRPDDHGTDVPGLYAIGEASSGLHGANRLGGNSLIELLVFGRIVGQAAAAYSASLDAQTRSAAAVQTARDEIAGLLASDGTENVRALQRAIRDTMTEHAGVVRDEAGLLAGLAELDAIESRIADIGVHPDIAGYQDLAHAFDLKSAALAARATLAAALERRETRGCHNRSDYPETDAALQVNLVWSPSTGVTRESIPPIPDEIAALMRDEVSVAGKLVE
- a CDS encoding IPT/TIG domain-containing protein; this translates as MATSRLPAEGSSRPLIEIDDRVSPFIRGATPRLDPLDAATVRLLKSDDALAAAVAESRVLAATHFSDRLNELIKDPSFDLGTLLTTTLPGQLTGQLVDPAGLPAKRLRVSIAKPFPSGAGPGSSITGDDGSFAIRVPEDVRTVTGVTNIVLRVVGAVKTTDLDVKFADIDGTGSVGVLSLPAALEPLPVPVVAQLADIVTGLDTPGDAGSPAAATGTQPALELGTDVCTQVFRSDMSFDRFPYGVLVRLVEPRPSVGALAVQLTRGNRKVLVSAAFLATLGKDNRPYAHAERLPIDQPVSVDAFRDGVAGITPGGRGSAASTVPIAGTLGLGYIVHMAQRWTPMGLSLGDLVYSLPLAPGEQQRIAIVDRRATSSVTDTERLEARETMAFRERDDASTRATFESGMREKAEGGSSFHTDSESSSWGAAGGIGFALGPIAIGGGAAGGGGSANANGSTNNWMSGVRNYTSTAAQASHASVERSASSTRSLQRMGMRLASASERNEVVTKVIANHNRTHALTMQYWEVLRLFDVRSTVEGVSLVCFVPLDPVRFLPPGESISLTDASLSRTDVLRRYSQLLNYSDTLRRVIERPYRKGLAVLEEFASDPRAGVQSPSDSATNIVSVHLQGTFLPFEDVRVTLLATGGRRLGPYPVPTGGIDGLPSSSDASQAFASEAELIAYLRRRRDGAASVISRSVALPEWLARTDVIGVEINRQFRDIRYHFASTASSEIARLKAIGFSGFDGIIDKLVANATPARDVVLTPERLEAEVGGVNLVRVRAALAEPSVSLNDTIPAGHMYLDEYLGGGEFGTAPLPFSATQLPPELRYAAILEIEKALQHAIANTVSYSKAIWMSLTPEERVMLLEGYTIGTADGVADDSQTIPLLACVANELLGFYGNSMVLPFMIPAPLVAKRKEVDGVEFTTASVQDALTRYHTTGFSPPVSTIALPTRGVLGEAVLGHCPSAEKIDLTRFWNWQDSPTEDATAIEAVTMPNSSLTQGLQAPSTLSTIAPAIQNFSTSGPASDFSVLAELVKAGAAAKGFDVASLTGSSALADLVKATLSTAESARKDALAGAQAMASKAMDSIPDVIAAKAGKAAAGDKGKEEEKPAQTADAPTVSELTPAHGKAGDKLAVIGTKLTGATKATVGGKPLGNLKVVDDTRIEGDVPPGVPPGAVDVLVTTPKGVSTASTKSKFTIDA